TCTGCTACTATTCATGTCGTACTTCCTCGCGGCGACCATCGCTGGGGCGGGCGAGAAGGAGCGCGGGGAGAATGGCCACGTGCTGGTCCGCATCCTCGCGGGCGAGCATGCGCTCGGCTCGGCCGCGCACCGGCTGAACAAGCCGCATCGCTTCAAGACGGGCGGCTTCCTGATTTCCGACGCGGAGACGACGAATGCGCAGTTCTCCGCCTTCGTGAAGGCGACGGGCTACCGGACGCTGGCGGAGAAGGCGGGCTGGAGCCTCAGCGGCGGCGAGGGCAGCGCGGAGTGGGAGTGGAAGCGGGTGGAGGGGGCGAGCTGGCGGCATCCCTTCGGCCCGGATGGCCCCGCGGCGGAGAAGCTGCCGGATCACCCGGTGACGCAGATTTCCGGCGAGGATGCGCGCGCCTATTGCCGATGGGTGGGAGGACGCCTGCCGACGCTGGACGAATGGGAGACGGCGGCCCGTGCCGGGGCAGACACGCCGTATCCATGGGGTGCGGATTTTTCAGCGAAGGCCTGCAATGTCTGGAATGGCGCGAGCCACCTGAAGAACACGCGCGAGGATGGCCACGTGCTCACCGCGCCGGTACGCAGCTATCCGCCGAATGCGTGGGGACTGCACGATGTGATCGGCAATGTCTTCGAATACTGCGAAGGCGCGCCGCCGTGGATGGAGAGCACCCTCGCCAAGACGCGCATCTGCGGGCGCGGCGGGTCCTGGTGGTGCTCGGCGAATTCCTGCGACTTCTACAACCTGCTCGACATCGGCAGCATGGCGAAGGGCGCATCGCTGCCGAACCAAGGCTTCCGCGTCGTCTTCGACCTCAAGGAAAAGGCGAAGCCCGAGTGACGGGAAAAGAGTTAGATGGAGAAACGGGGAAATCCATTTGCGTCCCGGTGAATCGGTGCGAATGGTATTCCCAGAGCCGGACGATTCCGATGCGACAAGATCAGTAAACCCAAAGTGGTGACCCTGATGACGCTGGAAACTCGCCCGGCTCGCTTTTTGTACGAATGCACCGGGACCGCGGAATTCATTCCGCTGGAAAGGTGTGTTCGCCGGGCCTGTGCAGCGGAATGAATTCCGCGGTCCCGGTGAGCCATCACTTGATTTGCCCGTGGTAGAGGTGCATCGCGCCGTAGGTCCAGTTCGGGCCTTTCATGCCGGGGAAGTTCGTGCGGTCGAAGGTGAGCAGGAGGTAGGGTGCAGGGCTTCCCTCGGGCAGCGGGACCAGATTCGGCCACACGCGGGCGTTGCCGTTTTCTTCCCATGGCGGCAGGTCGAGATTGAGCGTGCCGAGGGGCTTCAGGTCGGGAAACGAGCACACGTGAAAGCTGCGGTCCGAGCTGCCGAAGAAGGCGTAGCGGACACCGTCCACCTTCTGGATCGTGGTGCCGGTGCTGTCGGTGGTCACAGGTCCGGCGATGCGCTGGAAGCCGCCATCCCAGCGCTCGGACTCGAAGACCGCGGCCTTGTAGCCATTCACATTCTGGCAGAGCAGCATGCGCCACTTGCCGGTTTCCTTGTCGTGGATGCCGTGCGGGTCCTCGTAGTCACCTACGAGACCCATCGGGGCAGAGGTCATGATCGAGAAGCCGCGGCGGGGATCCTTCTTCGAGCGCACGGCTAGGATCTCCTTCTTCTCCTTCTTCGCGGGATCGCCATAGGCGGAGAATGCCGTGGTCCAGCCGCGCCACTCGCCGCTCGCGCGATCAAGGAAGAGATGCGAGGCGAGTTCATTCCGCAGCAGGCCATCACCGCGATCAAAGGCGATCACGCCCTCGAATTTCAGGTCGGACAATCCGGGGTCGAGGCTGAGAACTCCCTGCATGGGATGAGGCAGCCCGCCGCCGCGCGTGGTGGCGGTGAACCACAGGCGCCCTCCGTCTAACAGCGGCGTGCCTTCCTCGTCGGTGATCGCACGGATGTCCGCCTGACCCATGCCCGGGGTGAGCGCTGCAGTCGCACCGGGGATCACCGCATAAGTACCCTTGTCCCCCGCGATGCGCAGCCAGGTGGAGGTGTTTTGGAAAACGTCCTTCCTTCGCAAATCGAGATGCGAGACGACGTCGGCCCGGCCCACGAGTTCGACGTGACCGCGTTGCTTGAGGTAGACGTTGAAGCCCACTGCTGCCATCTGGACGATGAGGGTGACGGGATGCTCCGCGAGTGGCCGTTGGCGGAAGTCCTCCGCTTCACCTTTCATCAGCACCTCGTCCTTTCGCTGCAGGCTCCAGCGTACGCCGCGGATGCTCTCCTGGCCGCACACGGCATCCACGCGCAGGACCTCGCCGCCGGGATGGATGAATTCCAGGCCCGCGCTGGTGCCATCGCTGCTACCCGCGATCTCGACCTGGTAGGTGGCGAAGGGATTGAAGCCGCTGAACCACACCGAGGCATCGGTGGCATCTTCGCCGCGAACGACGAGCCGGCCCTGCGGTACGCTCAGTTCGGCCTGGCCCGTGGTGCGGCGCACCGGATGCATCAGCTCCAGTCCGGTGTCCTTCGCGGGCTCCAGCGAGGATAGCCGCAGCGCCTGGTCATCGTCGAAGATCATCCGCTGCGTCGCCTGCCGCGTGAAGCGCAGGTCCATCGGCGAATGCTCGGCCTGTGCAGGCATGGGCATCCATGCGCAGCAGCAGAGAAGCAGGAGACCTTTCAGGGACAGCGGGCGTGAATGATCCATCGCCGCGATTCAAGGTGGCACCGGCATGACCTGTCGAGCTTCCCTCCGTGGCATCATGCCGCGCCGCTTGCTTTCAGGAAAAGTGGCAGTGAGGGATTCAGGTTCTCCGGTCGCCAGGCGATGCCATGCTCGATCTTTGGCGCGCGCTCCAACGGGCGGAAATCCACACCGGCCACACCGAGCTTAGCCATCGACTCCGGCACCAGCGCCACTCCCAGTCCCTCGGCCACGAAGCTGACGATGGTTTGCTGGAGCTGTGTCTCCAGCCGGATGGCGGGCACGATTCCCGCGGTGCGGAACCAGCCGGTGATCGCGCCACGCAGCACGGGCGACACATCCTCGGATGCGGCGATGAGGTGCTCGCCCTTCAGGACGCGCGGCGTGATCCGTGCGGCATCTGTTAGAGAGTGCCCGCGGGGAATCGCGAGGCACAGGCGCTCGGCGTGCACCACGCGGAATTCGAGGCCCTTGATGCGCTTCGGCGGGAAGAGAACGCCGGCGTCGCATTGGCCGGTGAGGATCTCATCGGTCAGCGCGCTGGGAATCATTTCCCTCAGGTGGAGCTTCACCTGAGGATGCGCGGCGAGGAAGCGCTTCGTCAGCTTCGGCAGGATGGTGAAGGCGGCGTGCATCATGAAGCCGACCTTCAGCTCGCCGAGTTCGCCGCGCTCCGCGAGCCGCGCATTGTCGCATGCCTGATCGGCCATCATCAGCGTGGACCGCGCGTCCTCCAGGAAGCGCTGGCCTGCATGCGTCAGCTCCACATGCCGCGTGCTGCGCTCCAGGAGGCGCACGCCCAGCGATTGCTCCAGCGCGGCGATCTGCCTGCTCAGCGGCGGCTGCGTCATGTGCAGGCGTTCGGCGGCGCGGCCGAAGTGCATGGTTTCGGCCAGGGTCACGAAATAGCGCATTTGCCGGAGGTCGACCATGATGCGGAAAAGGTATGAATCAGAGCATCAGATAGCATTGGAGGAAATCAATCCGGATCGTGCATCATCATCCCCCGCCACACGCGATTCCCGCCTTCCCATGATCTCCACGCTGCTGATCGTCCTGCCAGTCTTCGGCCTCATCCTCACCGGGTGGCTGGTCCGCAGGATGGGCGTGCTGGGCCCGCAGGCGGCCAGCGAGCTGAATCGCTTCGTGGTGTATCTGGCCTTGCCCGCCTTGCTCTTCGACATTGTCGCGCGGGCGCGGCCGGCGGAGATCTGGCAGCCGGGCTTCATCGTGAGCTTCGGCCTCGGCTGCGTGCTGGTCTTCGCCGCCACCCTGTGGATTCGCTGGAGGAGCGAGCGCCATCTGGCCGACGCGGCGATCGATGCGCTGGGCAGCAGCTATGCGAATACCGGCTACATCGGCTTCCCGCTCGCGCTCGCGGTCTTCGGCCCGGCGGCGCTGGCACCCACGCTGATCGCCTCCATGATCACGGTGTGCGCCATTTTCGCGGTGGCCATCGTCCTCATCGAGATCGGTATCCAAGGCGAGCGACGCCCCGGCCCGCTGCTTTGGAAAACGGGGAAATCCCTCGCGAAGAATCCGCTGCTCGTTGCGCCGTTGCTCGGGGCCATCTTCCCGCTGACCGGTGCGCAACTTCCCGAGTCCGCGGGCAGCTACCTGAAGCTGCTGGGCGGCGCGGCATCGCCCTGTGCACTGGTCAGCCTCGGGCTCTTCCTCGCGGAAAAGCGGGAGAGCAAGCGCGAGGACACCGGAGCGGTAGGCCTGCTGATCGGGCTGAAGCTGGTGGCGCAGCCGCTGGTGACGTGGGTGATGGCGGCGCTCGTTTTCAAGCTGCCACCGGCACTGGTGCAGCCTGCCGTGCTGCTCGCCGCGCTGCCCACCGGCACGGGGCCCTTCATGCTTGCGGAGTTTTACCAACGGGAGGCGGGCATCACGTCAAAGGTGATCATCTGCTCCACCGTCCTGTCCGTGCTGACTCTGACCGGCTACCTGATGTCGGGTGTCTGAGGGAAGGCCTCACCATTCGTCATCCAAGCTGCTGCTCGCGCCGATGCCGGTGACGACGATGACCTCGCGCAGCTCGCGGTAGCGCGGGTCCGCGCTGGAGATCTGCTCGCCGTTGGGCAGGCCCGGAATGGCGCGGACCACGGCGGGATCGGTCGGACCGAGCAGCACGTCGAAGTAAAGGTGCTCGCCCTCCGCCACATCGAGTTCGCCGAGCGTGCCGTCGTCATCATCGAGCGCCGGGCTCCAGCCATCGTGCGCGCGGCTGTGCTGGTCCGCATCGTCCACCCAGAAGAAGAAGGGCTTCCGGTTCAGCGACTGCAGCTTCGCGATCGTCATGCCGATGTGGACGCCGTGCTTCCCGCGCCATTTCGATCCGGGGTCGGTCACGGTGATGCCGGCGAGATCCTCGAGGGCCTCGCCGTCGTGAAAGGTGACAAACGCGCGGCGGGTCGGGTCCTCCGGGTAGAGCACCACGCGGAGCTCCGGCGCGGTTTCCCTGCGGACATTCTCCTTCCCGAAGCGCGCCTCGAGATCCGCCACGGTCGTGGCCTGCGAGTAATCGCCGGGCAGGATGAGGTAGGCATCCGACTCCGGGGCCGGGGGAGTCTCCGTGATTTCCTCCGCGGAGACAGCGGGCTTTTCCGCGGTCTCCACTGCCGTGCCCTTCTGCCCCGGCTTGCACGATGTGAGGGCAAGCAGCGCGATCAGCAGGGCGGCCGACGCCGTGGGAAATTGAGAATGCGGGCTCAAAACCAAGCGACGTTATCTCAATGAATCTGAATATAAAGGTTTTTGGAATATGGGAATGACAGTGTGTAGGGCATTGGGTATCAGCTTTCCGCCTCCTTGCCGGGATGGACCGTCTCTCCACCATGGTTCGCGGCGAAGGAAGTTCTCTCCTCCTCGACCACGCCGATGCCCCTCGTCCACCCGACTTC
The Luteolibacter flavescens DNA segment above includes these coding regions:
- a CDS encoding LysR family transcriptional regulator produces the protein MVDLRQMRYFVTLAETMHFGRAAERLHMTQPPLSRQIAALEQSLGVRLLERSTRHVELTHAGQRFLEDARSTLMMADQACDNARLAERGELGELKVGFMMHAAFTILPKLTKRFLAAHPQVKLHLREMIPSALTDEILTGQCDAGVLFPPKRIKGLEFRVVHAERLCLAIPRGHSLTDAARITPRVLKGEHLIAASEDVSPVLRGAITGWFRTAGIVPAIRLETQLQQTIVSFVAEGLGVALVPESMAKLGVAGVDFRPLERAPKIEHGIAWRPENLNPSLPLFLKASGAA
- a CDS encoding formylglycine-generating enzyme family protein; protein product: MSYFLAATIAGAGEKERGENGHVLVRILAGEHALGSAAHRLNKPHRFKTGGFLISDAETTNAQFSAFVKATGYRTLAEKAGWSLSGGEGSAEWEWKRVEGASWRHPFGPDGPAAEKLPDHPVTQISGEDARAYCRWVGGRLPTLDEWETAARAGADTPYPWGADFSAKACNVWNGASHLKNTREDGHVLTAPVRSYPPNAWGLHDVIGNVFEYCEGAPPWMESTLAKTRICGRGGSWWCSANSCDFYNLLDIGSMAKGASLPNQGFRVVFDLKEKAKPE
- a CDS encoding AEC family transporter; translated protein: MISTLLIVLPVFGLILTGWLVRRMGVLGPQAASELNRFVVYLALPALLFDIVARARPAEIWQPGFIVSFGLGCVLVFAATLWIRWRSERHLADAAIDALGSSYANTGYIGFPLALAVFGPAALAPTLIASMITVCAIFAVAIVLIEIGIQGERRPGPLLWKTGKSLAKNPLLVAPLLGAIFPLTGAQLPESAGSYLKLLGGAASPCALVSLGLFLAEKRESKREDTGAVGLLIGLKLVAQPLVTWVMAALVFKLPPALVQPAVLLAALPTGTGPFMLAEFYQREAGITSKVIICSTVLSVLTLTGYLMSGV